In one Rutidosis leptorrhynchoides isolate AG116_Rl617_1_P2 chromosome 8, CSIRO_AGI_Rlap_v1, whole genome shotgun sequence genomic region, the following are encoded:
- the LOC139863389 gene encoding putative RING-H2 finger protein ATL71 has translation MDNGETSNDTNDSEETNRGVLYIYALGFFFGFFILITISYISYIYKRRLRFQSPPPLPPVISFAITNDNIDDNNHVIKFSNGLDDNVLVTFPTFVYSDVMIHHKENNSNDCSVCLADYNPSDVIRLLPECGHFFHVKCIDTWLKVHPTCPVCRILVWVYARKGPYLEWNLNRVKLRVETDDSNNMYVIARFSIC, from the exons ATGGACAACGGAGAAACATCAAATGACACCAACGACTCGGAGGAAACTAACCGAGGTGTCCTCTACATATACGCACTCGGATTCTTCTTCGGTTTCTTCATCCTCATAACCATCTCTTATATCTCTTACATCTACAAGCGCCGCTTACGCTTTcaatcaccaccaccactaccacccgtTATTTCGTTTGCCATCACAAACGACAACATAGACGACAATAATCATGTTATAAAATTCTCTAACGGCCTTGATGACAATGTCCTTGTGACGTTCCCAACTTTTGTTTATTCTGATGTCATGATCCATCACAAAGAGAATAACAGCAATGATTGTTCTGTATGCTTAGCGGATTATAACCCGTCGGATGTGATCCGGTTGTTACCCGAATGTGGTCACTTTTTTCATGTCAAATGTATAGATACGTGGTTAAAGGTTCATCCAACTTGTCCTGTGTGCC GCATATT AGTTTGGGTTTATGCAAGGAAGGGTCCATATCTTGAGTGGAACCTGAACCGAGTAAAATTACGTGTGGAAACCGATGATTCCAACAATATGTACGTGATTGCACGTTTTTCAATTTGTTGA